The Treponema medium genome has a window encoding:
- a CDS encoding RnfABCDGE type electron transport complex subunit B yields the protein MQIIILTLIVSLILSLAIGFLLGFFKKLFYVAPDETVAKIREVLPGANCGACGFPGCDGFAAAVASGNAPVNGCSVGAGPVAAKVGAIMGVTADADAKVAVLLCQGSHDVCKEKADYVGVKTCRAAKISVNGLRECDWGCIGLGDCEMACPFDAIHVGEDGIPHVDYEKCTGCAVCVAACPQHILTTVSTSRKGSIALCSCRNPRKAVIMKNCKRGCIKCMKCEKNCPKGAIKVINGIPEVNYDLCDSCGICITGCPTKVLALVEDKIAVQLPCSTCEAC from the coding sequence ATGCAAATAATTATTTTAACGCTTATCGTTTCGCTGATTTTATCGTTAGCGATAGGCTTTTTATTAGGCTTTTTTAAAAAGCTGTTTTATGTAGCGCCTGATGAAACGGTTGCGAAAATCCGTGAGGTGCTTCCCGGTGCAAACTGCGGCGCATGCGGTTTTCCGGGCTGTGACGGTTTTGCGGCTGCGGTTGCAAGCGGCAATGCGCCGGTAAACGGCTGTTCCGTCGGCGCCGGTCCCGTTGCGGCGAAAGTCGGTGCGATTATGGGGGTAACTGCTGATGCGGATGCTAAAGTAGCGGTTTTACTTTGCCAAGGCTCCCATGATGTCTGTAAGGAAAAGGCGGATTATGTCGGTGTTAAAACCTGCCGTGCTGCAAAGATTTCCGTAAACGGATTGCGGGAATGCGATTGGGGCTGTATCGGTCTCGGTGACTGCGAAATGGCCTGTCCTTTTGATGCCATCCATGTTGGGGAAGACGGAATCCCGCACGTCGATTATGAAAAATGTACCGGCTGCGCAGTCTGTGTCGCGGCGTGTCCTCAGCACATACTGACAACCGTATCTACTTCCCGGAAAGGTTCCATTGCCCTTTGTTCATGTAGAAATCCGAGAAAAGCCGTTATTATGAAAAATTGTAAGCGCGGCTGTATCAAATGTATGAAGTGTGAAAAGAACTGTCCGAAAGGTGCAATAAAAGTTATCAACGGAATCCCCGAAGTTAATTACGATCTGTGCGATTCTTGCGGTATCTGTATTACGGGCTGTCCGACAAAGGTGCTTGCCTTAGTTGAAGATAAGATTGCAGTGCAGTTGCCATGCAGTACGTGCGAAGCGTGTTAA
- a CDS encoding electron transport complex protein RnfA, which translates to MELFKIFLAAVFVKNIVFIRFLALCSFIGMTSDVKKSTGMGWAVLFVTVIATAATYPLYKLVLAPYDLGFLQTLLFILVIASLVQLVEFYLKKSAPALYSAMGVYLPLITTNCAILAVTLDVIAADYTFIQSMVYSIGVAISYMLAMVLFAGLRERIDIAPIPKYLKGTPILFIAAALLSLAFGGFAGMI; encoded by the coding sequence ATGGAACTGTTTAAGATTTTTCTTGCTGCGGTATTCGTTAAGAATATCGTCTTTATCCGCTTCCTTGCACTGTGTTCGTTTATCGGTATGACCTCCGATGTGAAAAAATCCACCGGTATGGGATGGGCGGTTCTCTTTGTTACGGTTATCGCAACAGCGGCAACTTATCCGTTATATAAGCTTGTGCTGGCACCATACGATCTCGGTTTCTTACAGACATTGCTCTTTATCTTGGTTATTGCGAGTTTGGTTCAGTTGGTAGAGTTCTACTTAAAGAAGTCGGCGCCTGCTCTGTATTCGGCGATGGGGGTGTACTTACCGCTGATTACCACGAACTGTGCCATTCTTGCGGTTACGCTCGATGTTATCGCTGCCGACTATACCTTTATTCAGTCGATGGTATACTCAATCGGTGTCGCAATCAGCTATATGTTGGCAATGGTTTTGTTTGCCGGTTTGCGCGAGCGTATCGACATTGCCCCGATACCTAAGTACCTCAAAGGTACTCCTATCCTGTTTATCGCTGCCGCTCTGTTATCTTTGGCATTCGGCGGCTTTGCAGGCATGATTTAG